Proteins encoded by one window of Streptacidiphilus sp. PB12-B1b:
- the rplO gene encoding 50S ribosomal protein L15, with protein MAEQNPLKIHNLRPAPGAKTAKTRVGRGEASKGKTAGRGTKGTKARYQVPARFEGGQMPLHMRLPKLKGFKNPFRVEFQVVNLDKLGALYPEGGEVTVEDLVAKGAVRKNSLVKVLGTGELTVALQVSVDAVSGSAAQKITAAGGTVTELI; from the coding sequence ATGGCGGAGCAGAACCCGCTGAAGATCCACAACCTGCGGCCCGCCCCCGGTGCCAAGACCGCCAAGACCCGTGTCGGTCGTGGTGAGGCATCCAAGGGCAAGACCGCCGGTCGTGGTACCAAGGGCACCAAGGCGCGTTACCAGGTTCCCGCGCGCTTCGAGGGTGGCCAGATGCCCCTCCACATGCGCCTGCCGAAGCTCAAGGGCTTCAAGAACCCGTTCCGCGTGGAGTTCCAGGTCGTGAACCTGGACAAGCTCGGTGCGCTCTACCCCGAGGGTGGCGAGGTCACCGTCGAGGACCTGGTCGCCAAGGGCGCGGTTCGCAAGAACTCGCTCGTCAAGGTGCTGGGCACCGGTGAGCTGACCGTGGCGCTGCAGGTTTCGGTTGACGCCGTCTCCGGCTCCGCCGCGCAGAAGATCACCGCCGCCGGCGGCACGGTCACCGAGCTGATCTGA
- the rpmD gene encoding 50S ribosomal protein L30, which translates to MARLKITQTKSYIGSKQNHRDTLRSLGLKRMHDVVVKEDRPEIRGMAQTVRHLVTVEEVD; encoded by the coding sequence ATGGCTCGCCTGAAGATCACGCAGACCAAGTCCTACATCGGCAGCAAGCAGAACCACCGTGACACCCTGCGTTCGCTTGGCCTCAAGCGCATGCACGACGTGGTCGTGAAGGAGGACCGTCCCGAGATCCGCGGGATGGCCCAGACCGTCCGCCACCTCGTCACGGTCGAGGAGGTGGACTGA
- the rpsE gene encoding 30S ribosomal protein S5 yields MAGPQRRGSGAGGGTGGGERRDRKRDGRDGAPVVEKTAYVERVVAINRVAKVVKGGRRFSFTALVVVGDGDGTVGVGYGKAKEVPAAIAKGVEEAKKNFFKVPRIQGTIPHPIQGEKAAGVVLLKPASPGTGVIAGGPVRAVLECAGVHDILSKSLGSDNAINIVHATVAALKGLSRPEEIAARRGLPLEDVAPAALLRARAAGQGAA; encoded by the coding sequence ATGGCTGGACCCCAGCGCCGCGGTAGCGGCGCCGGCGGCGGCACCGGCGGTGGCGAGCGGCGAGACCGTAAGCGGGATGGTCGTGACGGCGCTCCCGTCGTCGAGAAGACCGCGTACGTCGAGCGCGTTGTCGCAATCAACCGTGTCGCCAAGGTTGTCAAGGGTGGTCGTCGTTTCAGCTTCACCGCGCTGGTCGTGGTGGGCGACGGTGACGGCACCGTAGGTGTCGGTTACGGCAAGGCCAAGGAAGTTCCCGCGGCCATCGCCAAGGGTGTCGAGGAAGCGAAGAAGAACTTCTTCAAGGTTCCCCGCATCCAGGGCACCATTCCCCACCCGATCCAGGGTGAGAAGGCCGCGGGCGTCGTCCTGCTCAAGCCGGCTTCGCCGGGTACCGGTGTCATCGCCGGTGGTCCCGTGCGCGCCGTGCTCGAGTGCGCCGGTGTCCACGACATCCTGTCGAAGTCCCTGGGCTCCGACAACGCGATCAACATCGTGCACGCCACGGTCGCGGCGCTGAAGGGCCTTTCGCGCCCCGAGGAGATCGCCGCCCGTCGTGGGCTGCCGCTCGAGGATGTCGCTCCCGCAGCCCTGCTGCGTGCGCGTGCTGCCGGGCAGGGGGCTGCGTAA
- the rplR gene encoding 50S ribosomal protein L18, protein MSVGVKIGKGNGYKAAARKRRAIRVRKRVSGTPVRPRLVVSRSNRHIVAQVIDDLAGHTLASASTLDVSIKGVEGDKTEQAKKVGALVAERAKAAGVESVVFDRAGNQYAGRIAALADAAREAGLDF, encoded by the coding sequence ATGAGTGTCGGTGTGAAGATCGGCAAGGGCAACGGTTACAAGGCCGCCGCCCGCAAGCGCCGCGCCATCCGCGTCCGCAAGCGCGTCTCCGGTACGCCGGTGCGTCCGCGCCTGGTCGTGTCTCGTTCCAACCGCCACATCGTGGCGCAGGTGATCGACGACCTCGCGGGCCACACGCTGGCTTCGGCGTCCACCCTCGACGTGTCCATCAAGGGCGTCGAAGGTGACAAGACCGAGCAGGCAAAGAAGGTCGGGGCCCTGGTCGCTGAGCGCGCCAAGGCTGCCGGTGTCGAGTCGGTCGTCTTTGACCGCGCGGGCAACCAGTACGCCGGGCGCATCGCCGCTCTGGCGGACGCCGCCCGCGAGGCCGGGCTCGACTTCTGA
- the rplF gene encoding 50S ribosomal protein L6, which produces MSRIGRLPIPVPAGVDVTIDGRTVSVKGPKGSLAHTVAAPIDIAKGEDGTLLVTRPNDERMSKALHGLTRTLVANMITGVTAGYRKSLEISGVGYRVAAKGSSMEFALGYSHPIIIEAPEGIAFVVESPTKFHVDGIDKQQVGEVAAKIRKLRKPDPYKAKGVKYAGEVIRRKVGKSGK; this is translated from the coding sequence ATGTCTCGCATTGGACGGCTGCCCATCCCGGTTCCCGCCGGCGTGGACGTCACCATCGATGGCCGCACGGTCTCGGTCAAGGGCCCCAAGGGTTCCCTTGCCCACACCGTTGCCGCGCCGATCGACATCGCCAAGGGTGAGGACGGCACTCTGCTCGTCACCCGCCCCAACGACGAGCGTATGTCTAAGGCCCTGCACGGCCTGACCCGCACGCTGGTGGCGAACATGATCACCGGCGTGACCGCGGGCTACCGCAAGTCGCTCGAGATCAGCGGCGTCGGCTACCGCGTCGCAGCGAAGGGCTCCTCCATGGAGTTCGCGCTCGGCTACAGCCACCCGATCATCATCGAGGCCCCCGAAGGCATCGCCTTCGTGGTCGAGTCGCCCACCAAGTTCCACGTGGACGGCATCGACAAGCAGCAGGTTGGCGAGGTGGCTGCGAAGATTCGCAAGCTGCGTAAGCCCGACCCGTACAAGGCCAAGGGTGTCAAGTACGCCGGCGAGGTCATCCGCCGCAAGGTCGGAAAGAGTGGTAAGTAA
- the rpsH gene encoding 30S ribosomal protein S8 translates to MTMTDPIADMLTRLRNANSAYHDTVVMPHSKIKTHIAEILQQEGYITGWKVEEPKEGEVGKKLTIDLKFGPNRERSIAGIKRISKPGLRVYTKSTSMPKVLGGLGVAIISTSAGLLTGQQAAKKGVGGEVLAYVW, encoded by the coding sequence ATGACCATGACCGACCCGATCGCAGACATGCTGACGCGTCTGCGAAACGCGAACTCGGCCTACCACGACACTGTCGTGATGCCCCACAGCAAGATCAAGACCCACATCGCCGAGATCCTCCAGCAGGAGGGCTACATCACGGGATGGAAGGTTGAGGAGCCCAAGGAGGGCGAGGTCGGCAAGAAGCTGACCATCGACCTCAAGTTCGGCCCCAACCGTGAGCGCTCGATCGCGGGCATCAAGCGGATCTCCAAGCCGGGTCTGCGGGTCTACACCAAGTCCACCAGCATGCCGAAGGTGCTCGGCGGTCTGGGCGTGGCGATCATCTCCACGTCCGCCGGTCTGCTCACCGGACAGCAGGCAGCCAAGAAGGGCGTGGGTGGGGAAGTCCTCGCCTACGTCTGGTAA
- a CDS encoding type Z 30S ribosomal protein S14 codes for MAKKSLIAKSERKPKFGVRGYTRCQRCGRPHSVYRKFGLCRVCLREMAHRGELPGVTKSSW; via the coding sequence ATGGCTAAGAAGTCCCTCATTGCGAAGTCGGAGCGCAAGCCGAAGTTCGGCGTCCGGGGTTACACCCGTTGCCAGCGCTGCGGCCGCCCGCACTCCGTGTACCGCAAGTTCGGCCTGTGCCGTGTGTGCCTTCGTGAGATGGCCCACCGCGGCGAGCTGCCGGGCGTCACCAAGAGCTCCTGGTAG
- the rplE gene encoding 50S ribosomal protein L5, with translation MTDTSVEKVAPRLKERYRSEIKGQLQEQFSYENVMLIPGLVKVVVNMGVGDAARDSKLIDGAVKDLTAITGQKPTVTKARKSIAQFKLREGQPIGTHVTLRGDRMWEFLDRLVSLALPRIRDFRGLSPKQFDGKGNYTFGLTEQVMFHEIDQDKVDRERGMDITVVTTAQTDDEGRALLRALGFPFKEN, from the coding sequence ATGACCGACACCTCTGTTGAGAAGGTGGCCCCCCGTCTCAAGGAGCGCTACCGCTCCGAGATCAAGGGCCAGCTGCAGGAGCAGTTCTCCTACGAGAACGTCATGCTGATCCCCGGCCTGGTCAAGGTCGTGGTCAACATGGGTGTGGGCGACGCCGCCCGCGACTCCAAGCTGATCGACGGCGCCGTCAAGGACCTCACCGCGATCACCGGCCAGAAGCCGACCGTGACCAAGGCCCGGAAGTCCATCGCGCAGTTCAAGCTGCGTGAGGGCCAGCCGATCGGCACCCACGTCACGCTCCGCGGCGACCGCATGTGGGAGTTCCTGGACCGTCTGGTCTCGCTGGCGCTCCCGCGTATCCGCGACTTCCGCGGCCTGTCGCCGAAGCAGTTCGACGGCAAGGGCAACTACACCTTCGGTCTGACCGAGCAGGTCATGTTCCACGAGATCGACCAGGACAAGGTCGACCGCGAGCGGGGCATGGACATCACCGTGGTCACCACTGCCCAGACCGACGACGAGGGCCGGGCGCTGCTGCGTGCCCTTGGCTTCCCGTTCAAGGAGAACTGA
- the rplX gene encoding 50S ribosomal protein L24, with protein sequence MKIKKGDLVQVITGKDKGKQGKVIQAIPTENRVLVEGVNRVKKHTKVGQTARGAQTGGIVTTEAPIHVSNVQLVVEKDGKKVVTRVGYRFDDEGNKIRVAKRTGEDI encoded by the coding sequence ATGAAGATCAAGAAGGGTGACCTGGTCCAGGTCATCACCGGCAAGGACAAGGGCAAGCAGGGCAAGGTCATCCAGGCCATCCCCACTGAGAACCGCGTCCTGGTCGAGGGTGTCAACCGGGTCAAGAAGCACACCAAGGTCGGCCAGACCGCCCGTGGTGCCCAGACCGGCGGCATCGTGACCACTGAGGCCCCGATCCACGTGAGCAACGTTCAGCTCGTCGTGGAGAAGGACGGCAAGAAGGTCGTCACCCGCGTCGGTTACCGCTTCGATGACGAGGGCAACAAGATCCGCGTTGCCAAGCGAACCGGTGAGGACATCTGA
- the rplN gene encoding 50S ribosomal protein L14 → MIQQESRLRVADNTGAKEILCIRVLGGSGRRYAGIGDVIVATVKDAIPGGNVKKGDVVKAVIVRTVKERRRPDGSYIRFDENAAVILKNTDGDPRGTRIFGPVGRELRDKKFMKIISLAPEVL, encoded by the coding sequence GTGATCCAGCAGGAGTCGCGACTGCGTGTCGCCGACAACACTGGTGCGAAGGAGATCCTTTGCATCCGTGTTCTCGGTGGCTCCGGCCGACGCTACGCGGGCATCGGTGACGTCATCGTCGCCACCGTCAAGGACGCGATCCCCGGTGGCAACGTGAAGAAGGGCGATGTGGTCAAGGCCGTCATCGTCCGCACCGTGAAGGAGCGCCGTCGTCCGGACGGTTCCTACATCCGTTTCGACGAGAACGCCGCGGTCATCCTCAAGAACACCGATGGTGACCCGCGCGGAACCCGCATCTTCGGCCCGGTGGGCCGCGAGCTGCGCGACAAGAAGTTCATGAAGATCATCTCGCTTGCGCCGGAGGTGCTCTAA
- the rpsQ gene encoding 30S ribosomal protein S17: MTENTNEEARGFRKTREGLVVSDKMDKTVVVAVEDRVKHALYGKVIRRTNKLKAHDEANAAGIGDRVLLMETRPLSATKRWRVVEILEKAK; the protein is encoded by the coding sequence ATGACTGAGAACACCAACGAAGAAGCACGCGGCTTCCGCAAGACCCGTGAGGGTCTGGTCGTCAGCGACAAGATGGACAAGACCGTCGTCGTCGCCGTCGAGGACCGCGTCAAGCACGCGCTGTACGGCAAGGTCATCCGCCGTACGAACAAGCTGAAGGCGCACGACGAGGCCAACGCCGCGGGTATCGGCGACCGCGTCCTCCTCATGGAGACCCGGCCGCTGTCCGCGACGAAGCGCTGGCGCGTCGTCGAGATCCTCGAGAAGGCCAAGTAG
- the rpmC gene encoding 50S ribosomal protein L29, which translates to MSATTKAAELRELDDEALVAKLREAKEELFNLRFQAATGQLDNHGRLPLVKKQIARIYTLMRERELGIETVENA; encoded by the coding sequence ATGTCGGCCACCACCAAGGCTGCAGAGCTTCGCGAGCTGGACGACGAGGCACTCGTCGCCAAGCTCCGTGAGGCGAAGGAGGAGCTGTTCAACCTCCGCTTCCAGGCGGCGACCGGGCAGCTCGACAACCACGGACGGCTTCCGCTCGTGAAGAAGCAGATCGCGCGGATCTACACCCTGATGCGCGAGCGCGAGCTGGGCATCGAGACGGTGGAGAACGCCTGA
- the rplP gene encoding 50S ribosomal protein L16, producing MLIPRRVKHRKQHHPKRRGMAKGGTELAFGEYGLQAVSPAYVTNRQIESARISITRHIKRGGKVWINIYPDRPLTKKPAETRMGSGKGSPEWWIANVHPGRVMFELSYPNEKIAREALTRAAHKLPMKCRIVRREAGES from the coding sequence ATGCTGATCCCTCGCAGGGTCAAGCACCGCAAGCAGCACCACCCCAAGCGGCGTGGCATGGCTAAGGGCGGTACCGAATTGGCGTTCGGCGAGTACGGCCTGCAGGCCGTCTCCCCGGCGTACGTGACGAACCGGCAGATCGAGTCCGCTCGTATCTCCATCACCCGTCACATCAAGCGTGGCGGCAAGGTCTGGATCAACATCTACCCGGACCGTCCCCTCACCAAGAAGCCGGCCGAGACCCGCATGGGTTCCGGCAAGGGTTCGCCGGAGTGGTGGATCGCCAACGTGCACCCCGGACGCGTGATGTTCGAGTTGTCGTACCCGAACGAGAAGATTGCCCGCGAGGCGCTCACCCGCGCCGCGCACAAGCTTCCGATGAAGTGCCGGATTGTCCGGCGCGAGGCAGGTGAGAGCTGA
- the rpsC gene encoding 30S ribosomal protein S3, whose protein sequence is MGQKVNPHGFRLGITTDFKSRWYADKLYKDYVKEDVAIRRMMTSGMERAGISKVEIERTRDRVRVDIHTARPGIVIGRRGTEADRIRGDLEKLTGKQVQLNILEVKNPELDAQLVAQGVAEQLSSRVSFRRAMRKSMQGTMKSGAKGIKIQCSGRLGGAEMSRSEFYREGRVPLHTLRANVDYGFFEAKTTFGRIGVKVWIYKGDVKNIAEVRADNAAAKAGNRPPRAGGPGERPRRGGERPAGGERGGRGRRPATEAPAAVTEAPAEAAPSTDTGSEA, encoded by the coding sequence ATGGGCCAGAAGGTTAACCCGCATGGGTTCCGCCTCGGCATCACCACGGACTTCAAGTCCCGCTGGTACGCCGACAAGCTGTACAAGGACTACGTCAAGGAAGACGTCGCCATCCGTCGGATGATGACGTCCGGCATGGAGCGCGCCGGCATCTCGAAGGTGGAGATCGAGCGCACCCGTGACCGCGTGCGGGTGGACATCCACACCGCCCGTCCCGGCATCGTCATCGGCCGTCGCGGCACCGAGGCCGACCGCATCCGCGGCGACCTCGAGAAGCTGACCGGCAAGCAGGTCCAGCTGAACATCCTCGAGGTCAAGAACCCCGAGCTGGACGCCCAGCTCGTGGCTCAGGGCGTCGCGGAGCAGCTGTCCTCCCGCGTCTCCTTCCGTCGGGCCATGCGCAAGAGCATGCAGGGCACGATGAAGTCCGGCGCCAAGGGCATCAAGATCCAGTGCTCCGGTCGTCTCGGCGGCGCTGAGATGTCCCGCTCCGAGTTCTACCGCGAGGGCCGCGTGCCCCTGCACACCCTGCGCGCCAACGTGGACTACGGCTTCTTCGAGGCCAAGACCACCTTCGGCCGCATCGGCGTGAAGGTCTGGATCTACAAGGGCGACGTCAAGAACATCGCCGAGGTCCGTGCCGACAACGCCGCCGCCAAGGCCGGCAACCGTCCGCCCCGCGCGGGCGGCCCGGGCGAGCGCCCCCGTCGCGGTGGCGAGCGCCCCGCCGGCGGCGAGCGCGGTGGCCGTGGCCGTCGTCCCGCCACCGAGGCTCCGGCCGCGGTGACCGAGGCTCCGGCCGAGGCCGCTCCCTCGACTGACACTGGATCGGAGGCCTGA
- the rplV gene encoding 50S ribosomal protein L22, which translates to MEARAAARYIRVTPMKARRVVDLIRGMNATEAQAVLRFAPQAASVPVGKVLDSAIANAKHNYNHNNVESLYVAEAYVDEGPTLKRFRPRAQGRAYRIRKRTSHITVVLASKEGTR; encoded by the coding sequence ATGGAAGCCAGGGCAGCGGCACGGTACATCCGTGTAACGCCCATGAAGGCCCGCCGCGTGGTGGACCTCATCCGTGGCATGAATGCCACGGAGGCCCAGGCGGTCCTGCGTTTCGCTCCGCAGGCCGCCAGCGTGCCGGTCGGCAAGGTGCTCGACAGCGCCATTGCCAACGCCAAGCACAACTACAACCACAACAACGTGGAATCGCTGTACGTCGCTGAGGCGTACGTCGACGAGGGCCCGACTCTGAAGCGTTTCCGTCCGCGGGCCCAGGGCCGCGCGTACCGGATCCGCAAGCGGACGAGCCACATCACCGTGGTTCTCGCGTCGAAGGAAGGGACCCGGTAA
- the rpsS gene encoding 30S ribosomal protein S19 gives MPRSLKKGPFVDDHLMKKVDVQNEAGTQNVIKTWSRRSMIVPAMLGHTLAVHDGRKHVPVFVTESMVGHKLGEFAPTRTFRGHEKDDRKSRRR, from the coding sequence ATGCCGCGCAGCCTCAAGAAGGGGCCCTTCGTCGACGACCACCTGATGAAGAAGGTGGACGTACAGAACGAAGCAGGTACCCAGAACGTCATCAAGACCTGGTCCCGCCGCTCCATGATCGTGCCGGCGATGCTGGGCCACACCCTCGCGGTGCACGACGGTCGCAAGCACGTCCCGGTGTTCGTCACCGAGTCGATGGTCGGCCACAAGCTCGGCGAGTTCGCGCCGACCCGCACCTTCCGCGGCCACGAGAAGGACGACCGTAAGTCGCGTCGTCGCTGA